The sequence AAATGTACCTTTCAGCGCAATCGACAAATTTCTACTTACCTGCTGATTATAATCAACCGAAAAATCGAAACCCTGATTTTTAACCTCTCCCAAATTTTCAAAAACCGCAGTAGAGGCAGTACCTGTTGAAGCTGGTATTGTTTTTCGTTTAGTAAATATATCCCTTCTGATTTCCCTATAAATATCAAAAACGACATTCAACTTGTTGTAGAAAGAAACATCGGCTCCAAAATTAACCTTCGTTCCAACTTCCCATGTAATATACGGATTTGCAAACCTCTTGTACATAGGACCATTAAACGTTCGATCCTGATTTATTCCTGTTGTAAACCAGATATCCTTATTCTGAAGATCGATATCAGAAAGATAGGCAAATCTATCTCCTCCGATATCATCGTTCCCAACAAGTCCATACGACCCCCTTAGCTTAAGCAGTGAAACGATTGACTTTACCGGTTCCCAATACTTTTCATTGCTAACGATATATCCCGCAGCTATTGACGGAAAAAAACCAAAACGATGTCCCTTTGCAAAATTTTCAGACCCATTATAACCAAAGTTTCCTTCTATGAAATAGCGGTTGTCATAGTTGTAGGTTAAGCGACCTGCAACACCTTGCTTTCTATTGGGCAATGTCCCTATTAAATCATTTTCCTCAAGAATATTTGCGACAAACTCTTCCTGGTTGTAAAGAGCCATTGCTGAAATATTATGCTTCCCGGCAAAAGTTCGGTTATACTCCAACAACCCTTGAAGATAAATCGATCGATCTCCGACACTTGAATTGGTTGTCCCCAAAGAAGGATCTTGTACTGTTCCTATTTTCTCTAAATCATAAGTATACGTCCCATCTGGCTTTAACACTCGATTCGTTGGTGTATACTGGTTGTAACCTCCCGCTCGTTGAGTTGTTGAAGAACTCCAATTTTTAAACGACACTAATCCTTTTAAAGACAAACCTTCTGTAACGAAATCTAACTTCTGCTCTCCATCAAATGTTGCAATTACCGTACTCTGAAAGTTGTTTGTGTACCCCTTTACCATTTCTGCAAATGGATTTTGGAAACCAAAATTATGGGTACCACCCGTTTTCCCTCCCCAGATTGTTTTATCTGAAATAGCCAATCGAGATGGATAACTAATTGGAAAATCTACAGGATTGGCGGCCATCACTAAGCCAAAAAGATCCGACGCATCCATTGCTGGCCCATTATAATCTCGTACCTGAGTGTTAAGTTTTAACGACAACCTAGTCGTGTTCGTTAAATGAGCATTCAGGTTGTTTTGAAAAGAGTAGCGCTGAATTCTAATATTATTCTTGTATGAATTTAAATCATAACTTTTTAAAACACCATTATCAAGGTTAGCAGAAGCGCTCATAAAATAGTCGATCTTTTTACCACCTCCCAATATATTTATGTTTGCATTCTGATTATTCGTAACTTTTTTGAACATTGATTTGTACCAATTCACGTTAGGATACAAGTATGGATCTAACTTATTGCGGGTTCCTTCAATTTTATCGTCACCATACAAAACCTCACCTGTCCCTCTTCCTTGTACTGCTTCGTTGTACATTTCCATAAACTTAACACCTCCTACAAACGAAGGTATTTTTGTAGCCATCGACATGGAGTTTTCCACTCGAATATTGATTCTCGCTTTATCCAAATCCCTACCACTCTTCGTGGTTACGATCATTACACCGTTTGCTCCTCTAGTACCATAAAGGGCTGTGGCTGTTGCATCTTTAAGTATCGAGAAACTTTCAATAACTTCAGGTGCAAGTGCATTTAAATCTCCTTGAGACACGGCAACTCCATCAAGAATAATCAAGGGATTGGTGGCCCCACTAAATGTCGATATCCCCCGAATATAGAAGCTTGATCCGTCTGCTCCTGGTTCACCTGTACGCTGAAAGGCAATTACGCCAGCAAGTTTGCCTGCAAATGAGTTCGATAGGTTACTCGATGGAATTTTCAACTCTCCAGATTTTACTGATTGAATAGAACCAACTACCGATGCTTTCTTTTGAGTTCCATAACCAACTACAACTGCTTCTTCTAGCACCTGACTCGAGGTCTTCAATACAACATTTACAATCGTTTCATCTTTTATCTCTAAAACTTGCTGTTGCATTCCAATAAAAGAAAATGTAAGAATATCCCCTTTTGACGCTTCAATCGTATATACCCCGTCAGCACCTGTTATGGTTCCCTTATTCTCTTTTCCCTTTATATACACAGAAGCTCCAGGAATAGGAGAACCTACTTCATCAAAAACTTTTCCAGATATTTTCCTTTTCGGCACATTCTTTTGAGGGGCATGTTCTTTGCTAATAATAATTCGATCTTCCTTAATTATATATCTCAGCCCTTGGTTCGCTAACGCTTGATTCAATAAGGTTTCCACGGTTCCATTTACGACATCAACATTTACCTTTTTATCAAGGGGAACATCATTAGGGCTATACACCAACTTCATGTCAGTTGTGGATCTGATCAAATCAAATACTTGAAACAGCGGGACTCCTGAAGACCTCAAGGAGATGTTTGTAGACCTGTCTCTTTGAGTCCCAACTGCCGGTTGGAGGAGGCAAAGCACCATTAAAAAAGACAAAAAAGTCCTTTTAATGGCTTTTAATGCCAGTCTTTTCTTTTTCATGTTTAGAAGGTTTTGTGCTACAAAAGCACGGTTAGGTTTACTTGTTGGTTAAATAGTAGGTTTGCCCTCGTTGTTCATAGCTGAACGGAGCTATTATTTGGAAAGACTTCAAAATTTCGTCGACACTCTCTTTGTCAAACTCTGCGGAGAAACGGCTGTTAGCTATTTGAGAGTCTGAAATTTCTATTTTAACATTATAAAATCGTTCTATTCGCTTAGCGATATCTTCAAGACGTTCATTATTAAAGACAATCCGTTTTTTCTGCCATGCTAGAATGTTCTCAAAATCAGCAGATGAAATGGCGTACCTCCCAGTTTTGCTATCAAAACAAACCGCAGTATTAGGTTTCAATATTTTTTTACCAATGACTCTTCCTTTAGAACACAACCTTACCTGCACCTTACCTTCTAACAATGCAGTTTGCTCAAAAGACTCATTTGAATAGGCATGAATATTGAATTTTGTACCTAATACCTGTATCCGAGAATGCTGTGTTTTCACCTCAAAGGGACGATTTACATCACGAGTAACCTCAAAGTAAGCTTCTCCTGTAAGGCTTACTTCACGCTTTTTATCGCTAAAATTTACAGGAATAACAATTTTCGAGTCTGGAGCCAAACACACTCGGGTTCCATCTTCTAACTTAATAACCTTGATCTCTCCCTTATTGGCTATAATAATTTTAGACTGTAAAGAATTTACAGACCTATTCTTATGAAAATCATACAACGAGAATGTAATAGCAGATACTATTATAGCAATTCCAATAAAAATGGCAGCAATACGGCTAAATCGATTAAAAACATTCCGAATAACACTTCGTGAAAATCCATTTTCAAATTCTCCAATTATGTTTTGATTAACGGATTTACTTAAAATTAGAGATTTAGCCCTAAGAGATATTTCTAGTTCAACTGCGATAGAAGGATCCTTTTCCAATATATCGGAAAGTTCCTTTAATTCAGATTCGGTTGCGGCTTCAAGCGTAAATTTTAAAATAAGGTCTTTAATATGATCGTTCATCATGCATCTACGTTTATACAAGATTTACTCCTCCTTTCAATGCATGACGACTAAGAACGGTCTAACCCTACACTTATCTCGCAATTTCTTATATGTTTTTCATAAAAACCAGCCCTAAAGGCCTATTTTCAAATTTTACTAGAGCATTATGCGACCCAAACAAGTTGCTAAGAGTAGAATAATTGCTAAGTTTTTAATTACTAGTTTGATTTGTTTAACTGCTTTAGTTATGTGAGCTTCAACTGTTTTAATAGAGATCCCCATTTCTTCAGCAATTTCTGAATTCTTCTTCCCTTCTATTCGGCTTTTGTAAAAAATGGTATACGTTGGATTACACAAACTATTTACAGCCTTTTCAAGCAACCCTGAAAGCTCCTTTACTTCATATTCAGACACGGCATCCTCTTCAACACGAGATAATTCTTTAACTATTTTTTCCATATAGCGATCCCTGACACTTTGCCCTTTTAAGTAATCTAAGCACCTGTTTCGAACACACGAAAAGAGATATCCATCCTTATTTATTGCCTTCACAATATGATTAAAGTCATTTTCGTAAAAATTTAAAAAGACATCCTGCACAATATCTTTGCAGGTATCGTAATCTTTAATAAACGAATGTGCATAAGCACACAATCTACTCTGATTCTTGATGTATAGTTCAAGCACCTCCTGTTTCCCTCGCATCCTTTGTTCTTCTCTAGAAAGTTTCAATTTAAGCCATGCAGATTTACCCTTAGTTGCCAAACGAAGAGGTGCAAGATAATTTTTTAAAACATATTTTCACGCAACAAGTATTCTAATACAATATTTATTCCCCCGAAATAACTCAAACAAAACATTAAATAACAAAGCATTAAATTAAAAAGATACTTACTTATGATACACTTAAATTTAAAACCAAGTTA is a genomic window of Alistipes sp. ZOR0009 containing:
- a CDS encoding TonB-dependent receptor, with translation MKKKRLALKAIKRTFLSFLMVLCLLQPAVGTQRDRSTNISLRSSGVPLFQVFDLIRSTTDMKLVYSPNDVPLDKKVNVDVVNGTVETLLNQALANQGLRYIIKEDRIIISKEHAPQKNVPKRKISGKVFDEVGSPIPGASVYIKGKENKGTITGADGVYTIEASKGDILTFSFIGMQQQVLEIKDETIVNVVLKTSSQVLEEAVVVGYGTQKKASVVGSIQSVKSGELKIPSSNLSNSFAGKLAGVIAFQRTGEPGADGSSFYIRGISTFSGATNPLIILDGVAVSQGDLNALAPEVIESFSILKDATATALYGTRGANGVMIVTTKSGRDLDKARINIRVENSMSMATKIPSFVGGVKFMEMYNEAVQGRGTGEVLYGDDKIEGTRNKLDPYLYPNVNWYKSMFKKVTNNQNANINILGGGKKIDYFMSASANLDNGVLKSYDLNSYKNNIRIQRYSFQNNLNAHLTNTTRLSLKLNTQVRDYNGPAMDASDLFGLVMAANPVDFPISYPSRLAISDKTIWGGKTGGTHNFGFQNPFAEMVKGYTNNFQSTVIATFDGEQKLDFVTEGLSLKGLVSFKNWSSSTTQRAGGYNQYTPTNRVLKPDGTYTYDLEKIGTVQDPSLGTTNSSVGDRSIYLQGLLEYNRTFAGKHNISAMALYNQEEFVANILEENDLIGTLPNRKQGVAGRLTYNYDNRYFIEGNFGYNGSENFAKGHRFGFFPSIAAGYIVSNEKYWEPVKSIVSLLKLRGSYGLVGNDDIGGDRFAYLSDIDLQNKDIWFTTGINQDRTFNGPMYKRFANPYITWEVGTKVNFGADVSFYNKLNVVFDIYREIRRDIFTKRKTIPASTGTASTAVFENLGEVKNQGFDFSVDYNQQVSRNLSIALKGTFTYAHNEIVKNDQPPFTQYPNLSEIGHPVNALWGLRAERLFIDDAEIANSALQQFGTYLPGDIKYTDITNRIDHLNQINSNDAVRMGYPTIPEIVYGFGPSIKYKNFDCSFYFQGVARTSFFISNFHPFGSTDIRGVLDFIAEDYWSRENPNVYAKYPRLSKKDAGNNTQNSSFWLRDGSFLKLKNAEVGYSFKFARLYINGMNLLTFSKFKEWDPEQGGGNGLNYPTQRVFNIGLQMTF
- a CDS encoding RNA polymerase sigma-70 factor — its product is MKLSREEQRMRGKQEVLELYIKNQSRLCAYAHSFIKDYDTCKDIVQDVFLNFYENDFNHIVKAINKDGYLFSCVRNRCLDYLKGQSVRDRYMEKIVKELSRVEEDAVSEYEVKELSGLLEKAVNSLCNPTYTIFYKSRIEGKKNSEIAEEMGISIKTVEAHITKAVKQIKLVIKNLAIILLLATCLGRIML
- a CDS encoding FecR family protein, with protein sequence MMNDHIKDLILKFTLEAATESELKELSDILEKDPSIAVELEISLRAKSLILSKSVNQNIIGEFENGFSRSVIRNVFNRFSRIAAIFIGIAIIVSAITFSLYDFHKNRSVNSLQSKIIIANKGEIKVIKLEDGTRVCLAPDSKIVIPVNFSDKKREVSLTGEAYFEVTRDVNRPFEVKTQHSRIQVLGTKFNIHAYSNESFEQTALLEGKVQVRLCSKGRVIGKKILKPNTAVCFDSKTGRYAISSADFENILAWQKKRIVFNNERLEDIAKRIERFYNVKIEISDSQIANSRFSAEFDKESVDEILKSFQIIAPFSYEQRGQTYYLTNK